The following coding sequences lie in one Arachis hypogaea cultivar Tifrunner chromosome 9, arahy.Tifrunner.gnm2.J5K5, whole genome shotgun sequence genomic window:
- the LOC112712959 gene encoding uncharacterized GPI-anchored protein At5g19250 — protein sequence MACFKLAFNVLLPVFALHLFTSQVLSGATEGQDLLDDINIYRKVFNLPELKELSKMSCLADEIADDLGGKDKCKELASYYPSPGSALKIPKFQENLKKCRIDYNTTTDGVIMPVRVPKLDEDALFSNYTKSNHFTKYLNDSNYTVAGVGSEHDWMVLILSTNSSSGNFSSATSLLAGANWKNQCLVLALFFSLLVSLII from the exons ATGGCATGCTTCAAACTTGCTTTCAACGTTCTTCTACCCGTCTTCGCCTTGCACCTGTTTACTAGCCAAGTGCTAAGTGGAG CAACTGAGGGACAGGATCTTCTTGATGACATCAACATCTACCGGAAAGTCTTTAACCTTCCGGAACTCAAGGAACTCAGCAAGATGTCTTGCTTAGCCGACGAGATCGCGGACGACTTAGGTGGCAAAGACAAATGCAAAGAACTTGCCAGCTACTATCCTTCGCCGGGTAGCGCCTTGAAGATTCCTAAGTTCCAAGAGAACCTTAAGAAGTGCAGGATTGATTACAATACCACAACAGATGGGGTGATCATGCCGGTTCGCGTGCCCAAATTGGACGAGGATGCATTGTTCTCCAATTATACAAAGTCGAATCACTTCACAAAGTATCTCAATGATTCTAATTATACGGTTGCAGGGGTTGGTTCTGAACATGACTGGATGGTTCTTATTTTAAGTACCAACTCATCTTCAGGGAATTTCTCTTCAGCTACTTCTCTTCTTGCTGGAGCTAATTGGAAGAATCAGTGTTTGGTGTTGGCATTGTTCTTCAGTTTGCTTGTTTCTCTGATTATATAA